ACAAAGTCAATTTGTAATGATAATTTTGGGAATATAATTCCCCTTCCTATTAAAacatttactattattattccATATTGGAGTTGGCAATTCATTCTCTATTAATGCTTTATTATTGCACAAACTTAGATTATTTAATTGGTTTTTAAATTATCATGAACTCCAATCTAAGAGGGCACTGAATAATAAAAGTGGATGAAAAGCAAAAGTGCAAATTGAGGTCATCGTGGTTTCCTATTGGTAACACACTCAACGCTTTCATAAGACAATTCTTAGCTTTCGAAATAGACAATTCTTACCTTGAAGTTTGACTctaggaaagaaataaaaagtgtcacataaattgagatagagAGATCATGCTTAAAATAACTATTTCTTCTATCCCTTTATTAGTTGTAcaatttctctttttaaaaaaattataaataagaagGTTAAGTTTTATAATATATccattaattgttttttttaaaataacttcaCAAATTTGTTAcactttcaaaaaaaatgaattataacggtaaaatagtttttttaattaattcaatctTGATTTATAAATTGACAAGTACTAATTGGGACAACTATTTATAGTAAGGTGGACAATGGACGAAGGGAGTATTGTTTTAATCTTTAAAAATAGGTCCAAAATAATTGATATTTcacaaaattagaaaaaatatatttaatttttgttccaAATTTACCCATTACACTTTCCTAATTCAATGTACAAATTTAATGAGAATTATATCAAatctaaaaagaaaagaaaatcataattaGAGGTATTGTAGTCAAAACTCTTCTTAATTTTTAGGAGTAAGTGAATTTCTTAATCCTTCAAacctaaaatattaattattttggaCTAGAGCTGGTAATTTAGACTATGACATAAGTAGATATATGTAATGACCGAAGCCGTCATTAATCATGATTAAAAAGGAATTCGTAAGAATTTGGCTTGATCGGGTCCCATCACCCCGTCAGAGCGGGAATAAGGCCACCAGAGCGGAAAGTCGTGGGACAAAACTTAAGTCgcgaattttcttattttctccacTTCTTCCAAGTGAAGCTTAGAGGTGAGGGCTTCTACAAAATCCTCCCAAAAGGCTGCTCCAGAATGAAGAAGAGGAGGGGAGAGAATCTCAGCTTTTGGAAGGCTTCAACCCGTGGTATTCAATCTGGTCTTGTCCGTGGAACATCTGGAATCAATAATTTCAGCAGTGTTATCTCTCCGCGAATGCTTGACGCCCAGGTAGGCTATGCTTCTCTTTTATGAGTAGTAAACCTATACCTACTTTgtaatatagaagaaaaattaatgaGAATTTATATACTAAGTTGTGGGTCATGAGTTACGGGTAGAGATCCGATTGTGATAGGGTCAAATTCGAATGTGACCTAAGTAGAAAGGTGATGCAGTGAATTGAGAAGTTATTGATTGTGATGTTTTTGTGTGCAACTGGTTAATCTATATCGGGCATAAAATCTCGTACAGAAAAGTAAAACTAGTAGATTTTGAGGTCAGGCCTGTAAGGTTTGGTAGTGTGGATGTTGACTATTTTCGAAATAGTCTTAAATGTGTAAttgagttacttatgatatgtcTAAACGTGTACAGACAAGGGTAACATGTTAGTCCTCATATAAATGAGCATTTGCtggcctatttttgtgatgaacctgttcttggtgatataaatattataaatagtGAATGCAATTGTGAAtgtggtatgtttggatcgggtgtcacgttccgtcacatatttggatcgggtatcacattccgacacaaatATGACTGAATTGGGTCCCTTGATAGGGCCAAGtatgtgtgtgtggatggttccatgagaggacctaatgatatatatattttcatgtaataataaggttagtgATAGATGAGTCATGGACTAAGAACTATAAATGAACTCTTGCGTTGAGGTTGCTAGATATAAAGAATTATGATCATCAATACACTTATTGGTGGGTAAGTGGATGGGCCTTATTACGCTTGGATGTgatctatatggtataatcgtattctatatttataccCTTAGAAGTTGAGGTTTCTAGTTGCCAGAGAGTATCACCATTgtgattttcatgaataactgaagtagggataGTGGCTATCTAGAACTCAAGTGAGTTGGAGAGTATGATTGTGAGACGGATATGCTTTATGTTGTGACACAATTAGATCAACTAGTGAGGATTGGGCGAAATCATTGAACAATTAAGGTTGAGATGGGGACTATTGGGGTGATGGAATAATAGTAAGGTGGGTCCCTAACCCATAGGTTTTAAGTTGTAACTAGGGTGGTAGTGAAACCGTGTTGTTTAGGGTGGTGAATACCCTAAAGATGAGAATAAGGAGTGCACTTATTGGGGTGGGGTGACTAAATTGAGAAAGTTTAAGtattatgatatctcttatttctctgttcatatattatgcgatgggtatcagattgaactatgatgcctaccagtacgtgttgtttgtactgatactactcttgctatgccacttggcatagtctgattaCAAGAtcagttatgtctcttaggtgaaAACGAAGGTGATCCTCTTAGCAGCTTCTATTTTTTCCTTATCTTGATGGAAATTGGGTCattggtcttttattttatttctactcttagtagcttttgtacctgtttagactagtatccttgagGATTTTGTATAATTGTATATGCTGgtttttaatatagttttctttAGAAATTTATGGTTTAATTATTCAAGTTTGTTTTAAATTCCGCAACAGTTCTTATTTAGTGTTATGGGTTCTCCTGCACAGGTCATAAAGTGGGTGCCCGCACTGTCCGAtggattggatcgtgacaatataATTTGGACTAAATAATTTGAGACGGACATAGCATGTTGCACAAATTCATCCGAACCCAAATTTTTCATAtagattatatatttttatttattattaaaatttgaatcatataTAACTATAAAATTCGATAATAAaacattaaatattaaattaattaagtttAAATTCTGAAATATTCCTAACAAAATGACATTTTTTCCCCAAGTTATTCATGGAATTCTATACTTATTGAGGTCAAAGTCCTTAGAAAACTTATCTTCTTTGCTTTAAGAAAGTAACAAACGAGACAAAGAAATAAAGCTCACCTTTATAATACCTAAGCACTTTTCTGCAACTTTATATCGATTAATAAAGCGATCAAGAATTCGAATTTATCGACCCCTTGTCAAATAGCCAAATAGGGTGCCACATTAGACAAATTCTTATCCATATTTGTCTTTTACTCAATACTAGCTTTTCaatttgatcataaattttaaaaatatttttcgctttatttgaaatttatgaagtTGGAATTGAAGATAATGTTATTTTAAAAGTGAAAAATGAATTGAAAGATaggttataaattattttttgaatttaaaatacaactttgtcattaaatttgaaatttttatgaTCAAACACTAATTTTCGAATAAAGAAACGAAAAGTAATGGGATTAGCGTATAAGTACGTAAACCGTTTGAATTAAAATGTGTAACACTATAGTTTGAATTGTTACATCTTGTCTGGCAACTTGACACATGGTTTGTCTAGTCCTTTTGATTATGATGCTGAGAACATTTTACTTTCCCAATTTCAAGTTGAGCTGATTTACCAGAAACCTTACTAGGATTAGGGGTTCGTTATCTCAATCATTTAGAACGTCTAAGTCATCCCTAATGCATTTCTATTGTTTTAATTGAACAGGTAAGTAGCGAAGATGAAAATGTTGAGATTAATGCGAAGGTATACTAGGAGAACTGGGATTAGGAACGAAGATATATGCGACAAGGTGGAAATGGCACCAGTGGTGGACCAAATGAAGAAGGTGAGACTAAGATGGTCGATGCATGTGAAGAAGTGATGCACAAATGCCCCTGTGAGTAGGTACGAGAGATTGGTTATGGTGGGTTTaaggagaggtagaggtaggccaaAAATCGTATTGGCGAGGTGACTAGATAAGACACGACACACCTATAATTAATCTAGGATATAGCCCTAGATAGGAGGATATAGAGGTCGAAGGTTTGGGTAAAAAAGTTAAAAGGTAGTCAAGCATTGTTTAGTCCCTAGCAGTATTATTATTAGCAATTCTCCTACTTGCGTATTCttcgattttatttttaattattgttctCTTTGTTTGTTCATTGTTCTATTTGTATTTTCTACTGTTCTTTTCTTACTGATATTGATATGCTTTACTTGAGCTGAAGAAACAACCTCTCTCATCTACTTCACAAGGGAAGGTTAAAGTTGCGTATACACCATCTTTTTTAGACTCCACTGATATaattatattgaatatattattgttgtttaatTATAacatttttgtttgtttatcatgaattatgtagTGTCCCTAGAATATATAACTCAATATAAACAAATGAACCACACTTGCGAAAAGAGAGACGACCCACTTTGTGAAATTGTTGATCCGAAACGAAAACCACTTTCTCCAAGTTTTATCTTCtccaaaaaaaagtttttttcctATTAAATTAATGAGATTCAACAATTGAAACAAAAGGGTCGTAGCATGATTTGGGAAAACTATATCAATTCGTATAAATCTTATCAAATCATAGTTTATATATAAGGTATTGAAAATCTAAGATTGTATAAGAGATAGGaaagttttaataatttttataaattgttaagttttcatatttatgagaaaaatatatgagttaaaaaatttgaattgtatgtctaaataaaattttaatttcaaatcaatctaatttaatttttatgtcCAAACGGTGGTATGAGTCACTTTGTTGTGTAGGAGCTAGACACCCAAGGTTTTGCGATTTGTCATCCGTATAAATAGATTGGGCTCAATGAAAAAGAAACCATATTTGTAATTTCATAACTCTTAACTTAAATAACTTTCCACTACAACCACTGTTTCATCCAATTAAGGATAACAGTCCGCTCAAAGATTTCCCGTTCTCCATTAAATACCAAATCTTTTGGATAGATTATCTGCGTGAGGCTGTAAGGAAAATCTTAATCTTACAACAATTTCATTTATTAAGCTTTGTGCTCCGCCTATTGTAACAACAAAAGTCTTCGTGGGTGTTTGATCAGGTTTTTCATtgtgatatttttattatattttttaaaaaaaagtttttgttttcaaagtgaaaaataatatttgaattttttttatttggtcaTGAATGCAATTTGGAATTGTGTTTGACTTTTAATGAGTAATTTTgagtgaaaatatttttttattatttttcaaattcttgaaaatcTAGAATTTTAATTGGAAGTTAAATTTCGAAATTTTATGAGCAAAAGTCAAATTTTCATTGGGATGCATTGATGAATCAACCTACCAGCATAGAAGAGCATGATATCACTACCCTTTTTTAAGTAAAGATAATTATTTATCACGGTAGATACTCCTAAGTAAAGTAGCTTAGGTATTGTATTGGGTAAGAAGCAGCTTACACACATGGCAGGTTAAAATGCTCAAGGAAATTAGTTCGATGAAGTGAATTGGCTTTGGAGATGATTAGAGAAAGACCGGTCTCAATTAGTTTTTGAAGCCGCAAAAATATTCGTTATCGAGAAAAAAGCAGAAATTAGTGGTCCGAAGATAAGAAAGGACTCATGTCCCAATGATGTGGtgaaaagaacaaaaagaaaggatatgCAATATATGCTCGTACAATATCCTGatcacaataaaaaaatattagctAGCATCATTAACGATATTTGCACGTGGACAATATCCATTAATCATAATACTTTAGAGCTTGAGTGAAGCTTTTCTATTGATTGATGTATTACGTTTGTAATCTATAAATGGTAGTTTTAACACGATTATAATGACGTCTAAATACTATGTAAAACAAACACCATCAGGGACCCATTGTTCCATACGACTTTCTTTACTCACTTTATTAGCCTTGTCTCCTTGTtttgatttatatttataaACATATTTAATTGATAAACATTGAACCTAACGAGTTAAATCAAGATAGATGACCTCATTACAAATCCAACTGTCCTGTTTTCCCAATAAACAGTACATTCACTCATTCATGAGTGAAAGACAGAATTCATGATTAGGTTTTGCAAAATCTGTAAATCACAATGCCTGATAAATGCTACATCTACAATGTCAAAGAGGAGCATTCTTAGTGAACTGTTCCTAAGTAGAAGGTATTCACTTGGGGTCAATGCAAACACTTGGGACCATTTTTTTAGCCTGCACCTCTACTAATAGCCCTTCAAAAAGTACATACATGGTCTGATTGGTACGGTTAGGAGCTAAAGCCTTTTGCTTTATGAACCTTTACTTtgcatttaaatttttgaaactTGTTAAACCCCTATAGAATAACAAAAGAATCAAACAATTTAATAGAAAGAGCAAATCTGATAACACTGGTACTACTACTTGTCATTCCagtttcaagaaaagaaaacttactATGTCCTCTGTTATCCATGGTAAGACAAGAAAGAGTCCTACATGCATCTTTTTCCTTCAGAACATTGTAAATGAAGCAAAAGCTATTATGTTACCCAACACTGCAAGTTAGTACTTACCATGGACAAAAGCTAAATATCCAGATTGTTACGTACATCATAAACATTTCTGCTTCCTTCCAAAAGATTCAAGTAATTAAGACCTACATTTACTACAAGCTAAACGGATCCTAAAGGAAGTTTCATCGATTGTCACTTCCCGGAGAAATATTATGGAGCTTAAAGCAGAAGATCATTTTTTACGGCAAGCATGAGAAGCAGCCCATTTTGCACCACATCTGTAGCAGAACTCATATTCACACCTGCAAGTCATGTGAATGCATCCTTCTGTCTTCTCAACAAATActttacaattaggacatttcTGCCAGCTTTTCTTCTTGGCAAGTGTCTTCACCATTTCTTCCCCTTTGCCCCCCTTTTTGGCATTCAGTTTCTGGAATTCTTTGCATGTAAATTCTGAATGCCATGGAACTCGACATGCTGCACATAATGATCTCTTGCACATAGGGCAGTTTATCCTTTCTATACTCGCCCCAGAATCATTTACCAACAGGGCTGAGCAATCACGGAAAGGGCAGTACAGCTTTTGAGAGTCGAGAATCATTGACTGACATACCAATTCATCCCACTTGATTCGTGCCTCTTCGGGAATCATGAACCTACAAGCATTAACATCAAAAGCAGCACTGCAACTTACCCCAGGACAACCAATCACTTTTGCTTTCTGTGAAATCCTTGCCATAATATGCTTGCTAGTGCACTCATAACAGAAGGAATGAGAACAACCGTCATTTTTGAACATCTCCCAGCTTTCTTTGTTATCCAAGCAAATCTCACAGAAGTTGTGAAGATGATCTTCACCGTGTTTTTCAAGATTCAACATCTCTGTATCAGACAAAAGTCCTTGAGCAGATAGAGATGCATAGTTACTGCTTTGACCAGTGTAAAGTGAGGCTACTAAAGCTTCATGAAGCTGTAACTCTTCTGCATATTCAGCATCAAGATGAACATCTATCTCACTTATACGCCCTCCAACAAATTCTGCAACATGATTATAAGCACAAAATGTGGATTACAGAAGAAATACTTGGTATGTGAACAAAACcaaatttcatttcaaattgCAAATAGGTTAAGGACGTCGAGggtataataaatatatttgaacATTACTTACTTAAGTTAAATTTCAAGAATGACCTGGCGAGGAACTATGTTGAATTTTATCGAGCCTTGTGTGACATGAGTCAAAGAAAGACTTCAAATCCAGActgtaatattttatatatgataATCTAACTTCAACTTCTTTAAATGGTCTGGTGCTTCGCCTTGAAGCAATGACAATATATCCcatcattttcttgattttcccTCTTCCAAATCATTGTTTTAATCACACCATATGAGATTAACTCAGAGCAGAAAACAATGCATACAAGATAAAGATCATCTCGGCAACTTAGCATTGGTGTAGAATGATCACCTACCTATGTAGAAGATCAAGACCTAGAATCAACATAAACAATCACCtaatgagaaaagaaaatagttcaAGCTCATAAAACGGGTACAAAAGTTCTAAGAGTGACTTATAACAGCTTATGTTGGAAACTTGATCAGGTTTCTTCTCTAAGTCAATCTGCAATTCATAGTAAATAACCTTACATCAACAAGAAGAAACGACACATTACCCTCCCTCCTCCTCATAATTATTACCCGAAACAGTTGAGATGTGAAATTCACTCGGATAGAATGCAATGAGAGTCCCACAGAATTTGGTCCTATCCCAAGAAACACTACCCTTACTCCTTGAGGTACCTCATTTTCACTGCATGAGAAGTAGGAGCCCCTACTAAGCTAGGGTTTGACCATAGATTTTGGAtcaaaaaaatttcaagttcCAGTTTTGGGGTTTCTGGGAATTCCACTCACAAaacttccaaaaaaaaaaaaccaataaaATGCATGTCCAAAAACAAGATCAAGTTCCAAAAATTgcaacttcaaaaactcaaattttcaagtttcaactacAAAATCTATGACCAAACAGGGCCTAATAAGTATTTCGAGCCAAAAGTGCAGAACTTCAACTAATAGTTTCAATAGATAGATACAACAACTAAAAAGCTGAAGTTAAGATTTAAACAAATCGGCAAAACAGCGAACTATTCAACTTCAAGCGAACAAATTTGTGGAAAAGAAAACACAAACTAATATTTGTTGTAACATCAAACAATAGGATCAATAAAGAATGAGAAAATCGTGATCCTTTATTTCTCTATCATCtgtaaaaataaatgaaattctaCATAATCGTGTGCCATGGATCAATGGTTCTCCGAACCCTGTGTGAACGCGGCATCTTAGTGCACGGAGCTGCCTTTTTCTCCTGTGTACACTTTGTGCACATGTTGatcaaaaaataagagaaaggcAACTTTTCGGGAAAATCCAGAACATCGCGAccaaaattaaaggaaaaaaatttgaTGAAAACATATATTGATATACCATTCAGAAGAGGATCAAACGTCGGAGCGGCATCCGTCGACTCTCCGCGGACATTGTGCCGTTCACAAGGaagtttatttttgtttttctttaagtAAAGGAACCCCGGGACTGCGACGGTTACGATTATAATCGCGGCGGCCGGAGAAAGTCGTCCGATGAAGCCTAAAAGAGGACATGAGGAGTTAACAACGGCATTTAAAGTCGCCGGAATTAGGCCGGGGAATCGATTTTCCGGGAAATCCATGAAAGgggaaaataaataaagagtTATAATGGAAATATGATTTGTTGAGAAGAATTATCAATGGCGATTATGGTGGAAATGTGGTGTACAATTTTATTCTCATAGTACAAGAGCAGGGTAGAGTAGGGCAACTGAAAATTTGACTTCCTTTTAATAAATTAGttttcataaattaaaaaatattagttttTGAAAAGGACCAATTATGTGATGTTTAATTgagtataaatttaatttagtttttttaaaaaaaaaattatgatgtgAAAATATGTCACGagtattttaaagttaaatataATCAAATCTTGTTATAGTTGATTGATAGTGTTTGTGTGAAAAATTCAAGGttgttatatatgtatattgttatttaatatttaaatttaatttaggtGTTATAAACAAAAGTATGTGAAATATTAGTTGAATGATTATGTGTTATCAACAAGAAAGAATGTATTTGTTAATCAATTTaatcaaaaatagaaatagtataaattagaaaatataaaCACTAGTATTCTTTTCTTCTCAAGTTATTATCATAACTGATGGACACcatttaaataaaaatgtttttttaaatattcgtatttgaaaattataatgtgtatttaaatcattaatgatgattattataagtattttaataattttattttatataatatactttttatattttataaaatattattacatAATACTTAAGTAGTGTGAATGTTATAAAGGGTAATTTTGTAAagagtatatcactataattaAGGTCATTATTGCTTtagataaattattattataaaaaattaaaatataatataaaaaatcgaAAGAAGACGATAGTGGTATAATGAAATGTTATTTAATGATCGAAACTATATTAGCTATTTTGGTACTTTATTTAATACAGTTGCTTTCATATTTAAAAACAGAATGCTGTTGCTTGCAAATTGAATCAAAAAATACACTCGCTTTAATTAtgggtaaaaaaaaatatacagttGCTTTCAAATCCAAAAGTCAGACAAGAGATCAATAAGGAGCagatacttctttctttttcttcacaaattaataattaatttggtc
This region of Solanum dulcamara chromosome 9, daSolDulc1.2, whole genome shotgun sequence genomic DNA includes:
- the LOC129904205 gene encoding E3 ubiquitin-protein ligase RSL1-like; the protein is MDFPENRFPGLIPATLNAVVNSSCPLLGFIGRLSPAAAIIIVTVAVPGFLYLKKNKNKLPCERHNVRGESTDAAPTFDPLLNEFVGGRISEIDVHLDAEYAEELQLHEALVASLYTGQSSNYASLSAQGLLSDTEMLNLEKHGEDHLHNFCEICLDNKESWEMFKNDGCSHSFCYECTSKHIMARISQKAKVIGCPGVSCSAAFDVNACRFMIPEEARIKWDELVCQSMILDSQKLYCPFRDCSALLVNDSGASIERINCPMCKRSLCAACRVPWHSEFTCKEFQKLNAKKGGKGEEMVKTLAKKKSWQKCPNCKVFVEKTEGCIHMTCRCEYEFCYRCGAKWAASHACRKK